From Chryseobacterium sp. IHB B 17019, one genomic window encodes:
- a CDS encoding alpha/beta fold hydrolase: MKILHSKIFGENLSSTPLLVFHGLFGMLDNWGSFGKDLGDLLPVHLIDLRNHGRSFHSEGMSHDDLANDIMNYMNHYGIKKAYVLGHSLGGKAVMQFAISFPEKVEKLIVVDISPKAYPPHHQGIIKALETVDFNTVSSRNEVEAVLSQYIPEKSTIQFLTKNLYWDENKKLNWRFNLKTLSEKYNEFVSNAIKFGVFEGETLFIAGEKSNYILPQDEFAIKQQFPKAKIVTVKNAGHWVQAENPVDFAEVVKQFLNLD; this comes from the coding sequence ATGAAAATTCTACATTCAAAAATATTTGGCGAAAATCTTTCGTCTACACCGCTCTTAGTATTTCATGGTCTTTTTGGAATGCTTGATAACTGGGGAAGTTTTGGAAAAGATCTTGGAGATCTTCTTCCAGTTCATTTGATTGACCTGAGGAATCATGGCAGAAGCTTTCATTCTGAAGGTATGTCACACGATGATCTGGCGAATGATATTATGAATTACATGAATCATTACGGAATTAAAAAAGCGTATGTTTTAGGACATTCTTTGGGAGGGAAAGCGGTAATGCAATTTGCAATAAGCTTCCCCGAAAAAGTAGAAAAACTTATCGTTGTTGACATTTCTCCTAAAGCGTATCCTCCACATCATCAGGGAATTATCAAGGCTTTGGAAACGGTTGATTTCAATACAGTAAGTTCAAGAAATGAGGTGGAAGCGGTTCTTAGCCAGTATATTCCTGAAAAATCCACAATCCAGTTTTTAACCAAAAACCTGTATTGGGATGAAAATAAGAAGCTGAACTGGAGATTTAATCTTAAAACTTTATCTGAAAAATATAACGAATTTGTTTCTAACGCCATAAAATTCGGTGTTTTTGAAGGGGAGACTTTATTTATAGCAGGAGAAAAGTCGAATTATATTCTTCCTCAGGATGAATTTGCAATTAAACAGCAGTTCCCGAAAGCTAAAATTGTTACGGTGAAAAATGCGGGCCATTGGGTT
- a CDS encoding pyridoxine 5'-phosphate synthase: MTKLSVNINKIATLRNARGGETPSVTEAAIKIQEFGGQGITIHPRPDERHITRKDVYDLKPLVTTEFNIEGNPHRPFIDMVLEVKPEQVTLVPDADNAITSNAGWDTKKHLDFLTEIIAEFKNAGIRTSIFLDPTPELVEYAAKTGADRIELYTEAYAKNYSLNKEQALKPYYETAVVAADFGLGLNAGHDLSLDNLKYFADNIPNLLEVSIGHALVSEALYMGLENTVQAYLKRLGKW, from the coding sequence ATGACAAAACTAAGTGTAAACATTAATAAAATTGCAACATTAAGAAATGCAAGAGGAGGCGAAACGCCAAGTGTAACGGAAGCTGCAATTAAAATTCAGGAGTTTGGTGGTCAAGGAATTACGATCCATCCAAGGCCTGATGAAAGACATATTACAAGAAAAGATGTTTATGATCTCAAACCGTTGGTAACTACGGAATTTAATATTGAAGGAAACCCCCACCGTCCGTTTATCGACATGGTTTTGGAGGTGAAGCCGGAGCAGGTGACGTTGGTTCCTGATGCAGATAATGCAATCACTTCCAATGCAGGATGGGACACAAAAAAACACCTGGATTTTCTTACAGAAATCATTGCCGAGTTTAAAAATGCAGGAATCCGTACTTCAATTTTTCTTGATCCTACACCGGAATTGGTTGAATACGCGGCAAAAACAGGAGCCGACAGAATTGAGCTGTACACTGAAGCTTACGCAAAAAATTATTCATTAAATAAAGAACAGGCATTAAAACCTTACTATGAAACAGCTGTTGTAGCTGCTGATTTTGGATTAGGACTTAATGCCGGTCATGATTTAAGCTTAGACAATTTAAAATATTTTGCAGACAATATCCCGAATTTATTGGAAGTTTCCATCGGTCATGCTTTGGTCTCCGAAGCGTTGTACATGGGGCTGGAAAATACGGTTCAGGCTTATTTGAAAAGATTGGGAAAATGGTAA
- a CDS encoding SusC/RagA family TonB-linked outer membrane protein, which yields MKLNAKTSLSVGAFCFLLGTTGQINAQKTKSDSTKTTEIKEVVVTALGIKRDQRKLGYAISKVDSKDITQAGVVNPMEALQGKLPGVQVIAGSGGPQSSAKIQIRGNTSLGKNNQPLVVVDGVVIDNSVTGADEWGSGYDFGNEMKNLNSDAFESVSVLRGAAASALYGSRASNGVIVITTKKGRSRNGIGIKVNSSLTTQSVYAGPKLQNEFGAGVGPKFPTDSNGERFIDPNTFFYSYGPKFDGLPVRDVDGRTVLYNPQPKNYLELYQVGIDRKNSIELSGGTDKSTFLFNYTNQEAEGILPRNKFTKNTYFLRATHEFSKYLQLDASFNYTRSYGANPVPQGGNSSPLFSFVYGTPRSFDAVYWSQNYLDPVNGGIKQDNDDPYGMAGQYFDLFQNTRTQKENNNIGRLEAKSQITDWLSLTVGGNFNNYNFINESKILGSDPGFKGGGYSILEGRKEQNTLKFLANAIFKLTDNLTMNASLGGESFTSKFKSTRSFTNSGLRIPGVFTIQNSVDNPGYESIYTDQNISPKKIQSLYAFANFAWKDQLFVDITGRNDWSSTLAYPDGHGDISYFYPSFVANWTFSNSFKLPQWVNFGSLRGSLAWVGRDTFPFNTSAGFYYAGDPTAYNSPDGTRIPLIGFNSKALANPNLRNELSRSIELGLNMAFFNNRLDFDVSVYKTNTINQLLTLPMPQESGVESMQINAGNLQNKGIEVIVNAVPVKSNNFKWDTTLTFAKNQDKIIELAPGVEEYVLQWAMGRDVKSIAIPGQEYGLIQTNYAFATYQALDANGNKIDDPRNGMKVLKPNGYYMRSNAYQNQGYVTVGKLTPDFLTSFRNTFKYKNLALSVLIDARVGGDILSATYNYGVQFGNLPSTLQYRDKERGGIEYTDPSGVTQFGVIPEGVFAQNTQIKDKQGVTRDVSGMTYQEVFQRGWMDPVRTDLYYRNLGSWGNGIRENAIFENTWVALRELRLTYSFKPELIKPLGINTLNASLIGRNLCYIYNKLPDGINPEGMYNNNSGSFAEYGGSPMSRYIGFNLDFSF from the coding sequence ATGAAATTAAATGCTAAAACCTCTCTTAGTGTAGGTGCTTTCTGTTTCTTGCTGGGAACTACCGGCCAGATAAATGCACAAAAAACAAAAAGTGATTCCACTAAAACTACGGAAATCAAAGAAGTTGTAGTAACAGCTCTTGGGATTAAAAGAGACCAAAGAAAGCTTGGCTACGCTATTTCTAAAGTTGACAGCAAAGACATTACCCAGGCCGGCGTAGTAAATCCCATGGAAGCCCTTCAGGGCAAATTACCGGGAGTTCAGGTCATAGCCGGATCAGGAGGACCTCAGTCCAGTGCAAAAATTCAAATTCGTGGGAATACCTCATTAGGAAAGAATAATCAGCCGCTGGTAGTAGTGGACGGGGTGGTTATTGACAATTCCGTTACGGGTGCTGATGAATGGGGATCAGGATATGATTTTGGAAACGAAATGAAAAATCTTAACTCTGACGCTTTTGAATCCGTATCTGTACTTCGGGGTGCCGCCGCTTCTGCCCTTTACGGCTCCCGCGCTTCCAATGGGGTAATTGTAATTACAACAAAAAAAGGACGCAGCAGAAATGGAATTGGGATTAAAGTAAACTCTTCACTTACAACTCAGAGTGTATACGCAGGCCCTAAACTGCAAAATGAATTTGGCGCCGGCGTAGGCCCGAAATTCCCGACAGACAGTAATGGAGAGCGGTTTATAGATCCAAACACTTTCTTCTACAGCTACGGCCCCAAGTTTGATGGCCTTCCCGTAAGAGATGTCGATGGGAGAACCGTTTTATACAATCCACAGCCAAAAAATTATCTGGAGCTGTATCAGGTGGGAATAGACCGGAAAAATTCAATTGAACTTTCCGGAGGTACCGATAAATCAACATTTTTATTTAACTATACAAATCAGGAAGCAGAAGGTATATTGCCACGTAACAAATTCACTAAAAATACTTATTTCTTACGCGCCACTCATGAGTTTAGTAAATACCTGCAATTAGACGCTAGTTTCAATTACACCAGATCCTATGGCGCAAACCCTGTTCCGCAAGGAGGAAACAGCAGTCCTTTATTCAGCTTTGTATATGGAACTCCAAGAAGTTTTGATGCCGTTTATTGGAGCCAAAATTATTTAGATCCTGTAAATGGCGGGATAAAGCAGGATAATGATGACCCCTACGGAATGGCAGGACAATATTTTGACCTGTTCCAAAATACCAGAACCCAAAAAGAAAATAATAATATCGGCCGTTTAGAAGCAAAGTCACAGATTACAGACTGGCTGAGCCTTACCGTTGGTGGTAATTTCAACAACTATAATTTCATCAATGAATCTAAAATTTTAGGCTCTGATCCCGGCTTTAAAGGAGGTGGATACAGCATTCTGGAAGGCAGAAAGGAGCAAAATACACTCAAGTTTTTAGCCAATGCTATTTTTAAATTAACCGATAATTTAACCATGAATGCTTCCCTTGGAGGAGAGAGCTTTACTTCAAAATTTAAATCTACAAGATCATTTACAAACAGCGGCCTTAGAATCCCGGGAGTTTTTACCATTCAAAATTCTGTAGACAATCCTGGCTATGAGTCAATTTATACAGATCAAAATATCTCACCTAAAAAGATCCAATCTTTATATGCCTTTGCTAATTTTGCATGGAAGGATCAGCTATTTGTGGATATTACCGGGCGTAACGACTGGTCTTCAACATTGGCTTATCCTGACGGACATGGTGATATAAGTTATTTTTATCCGTCTTTTGTAGCCAACTGGACCTTCTCCAACTCTTTCAAGCTTCCACAATGGGTAAACTTTGGTAGTTTAAGAGGAAGTTTGGCCTGGGTAGGCCGGGATACATTCCCGTTTAATACAAGTGCCGGTTTTTATTATGCAGGAGATCCCACAGCATACAACTCTCCGGATGGCACGCGTATTCCTTTAATTGGCTTTAATAGCAAAGCCCTGGCCAATCCTAATTTAAGAAACGAATTAAGCAGATCCATTGAATTAGGGCTGAATATGGCATTTTTTAATAACAGGCTGGATTTCGATGTTTCCGTTTACAAAACAAATACAATCAATCAGTTACTTACACTTCCTATGCCTCAGGAATCAGGTGTGGAATCAATGCAAATCAATGCCGGAAATCTACAAAACAAAGGTATCGAAGTCATTGTAAATGCGGTTCCTGTAAAATCAAATAATTTTAAATGGGACACTACCCTTACATTCGCTAAAAACCAGGATAAAATTATTGAGCTTGCTCCCGGAGTTGAAGAATACGTACTACAGTGGGCAATGGGTAGAGATGTAAAAAGTATCGCAATCCCCGGCCAGGAATACGGACTTATACAAACCAACTATGCCTTCGCAACTTATCAGGCCCTTGATGCTAACGGAAATAAAATTGATGATCCACGAAACGGCATGAAAGTCCTTAAGCCGAACGGGTACTATATGCGTTCCAATGCCTATCAAAACCAGGGCTATGTAACTGTAGGGAAACTAACTCCTGATTTCCTGACCAGCTTTAGAAATACTTTTAAATATAAAAATCTGGCATTAAGTGTTTTAATTGATGCCAGGGTGGGTGGTGACATTTTATCTGCCACTTACAATTACGGGGTACAATTCGGAAACCTGCCTTCAACCTTACAGTACAGAGATAAGGAAAGAGGAGGTATCGAATATACAGATCCAAGTGGAGTAACTCAGTTTGGGGTAATTCCTGAGGGTGTATTTGCCCAGAATACACAGATCAAAGATAAGCAAGGGGTAACCCGGGATGTAAGCGGCATGACTTATCAGGAAGTTTTTCAGAGAGGATGGATGGATCCTGTACGTACTGACTTGTATTACAGAAATTTAGGTTCATGGGGAAATGGCATTCGTGAAAATGCTATTTTCGAGAATACCTGGGTTGCTTTACGTGAATTAAGATTAACCTATTCATTCAAACCGGAATTAATAAAGCCTTTGGGCATCAATACATTAAACGCTTCTCTTATAGGAAGAAATCTTTGCTATATCTATAATAAACTTCCGGACGGCATCAATCCTGAAGGAATGTACAACAACAATTCAGGAAGCTTCGCTGAATATGGAGGTTCGCCAATGTCAAGATACATAGGTTTTAATCTGGATTTTTCTTTCTAA
- a CDS encoding SusD/RagB family nutrient-binding outer membrane lipoprotein has product MKKIFLIAASLYLLNSCTRDFAETNTNPLDIVNTTPESLLPMAIKKGYDASFEYYYDYYRRIMPWTQTLVPGTANISEFMDDGTNMNTRKDVFYGDHGSLLTDIIHKIDQMPADQQARYVNIKSIATILKVYYAWYVTDVNGSMAYAEAFQARYGGTATPKFETQEQLYDIFDSQLNNVYSALEGANQSIQVSPGSGDLFFNGDILKWKKVSNSLRLKIASRLMKRNPAKLATIAAQVLSRDQISSTAEDFSLRSRRFTEHGNFNPTTFFASKPMVDHMTKNKDPRLPIFFQKNSYSKTAIKRLSTAGLMTSVALTDSLQRYVGGPTSPDKSTTRYYTNARRSLNGTTYDTISRLQYRIWQPEYLSGTGNAVFPILTYADYSLLKAELQARGIISTGNSVQSLYEEGIKASVKTYNFIAKEAVVEQYEPTADNEIATYLNGPDVQFNPSKALEQIIIQEYLNYFKQPNEVWALIKRTDMPNTSTALKLEALARTGGIPLTMPRRVVLQTPSANNLNYSNQQAALNQMKQDPDFGTSESDIQGRIWWDKK; this is encoded by the coding sequence ATGAAAAAAATATTTTTAATAGCAGCTTCATTATACTTACTAAATTCCTGCACGCGTGATTTTGCTGAAACCAATACAAACCCTCTGGATATCGTAAACACAACTCCGGAATCATTGCTCCCAATGGCCATCAAAAAAGGATATGATGCCAGCTTTGAATATTATTATGATTATTACCGCAGGATCATGCCATGGACTCAGACTTTAGTGCCCGGTACAGCTAATATTTCTGAATTTATGGATGACGGAACTAATATGAACACAAGAAAAGATGTTTTCTATGGTGATCACGGCTCTCTTCTTACGGACATTATTCATAAAATTGACCAGATGCCGGCAGATCAGCAGGCAAGATATGTAAATATCAAAAGTATCGCTACTATTCTAAAGGTTTATTACGCATGGTATGTTACTGATGTTAACGGAAGCATGGCCTATGCAGAAGCCTTTCAGGCGAGGTATGGCGGTACCGCAACTCCAAAATTCGAAACTCAGGAACAGCTGTATGATATTTTTGACAGCCAGCTGAATAATGTTTACAGTGCTCTGGAAGGAGCAAACCAGTCTATACAGGTAAGCCCCGGAAGCGGAGATCTTTTCTTTAATGGAGATATCTTAAAATGGAAAAAAGTTTCTAATTCATTAAGGTTGAAAATTGCATCAAGATTAATGAAAAGAAACCCTGCCAAGCTTGCAACGATCGCAGCTCAGGTATTATCCAGAGACCAGATCAGCAGCACGGCTGAAGATTTTTCCCTGCGCTCAAGAAGATTTACAGAGCATGGCAACTTTAATCCTACCACTTTCTTTGCTTCAAAACCTATGGTAGATCACATGACAAAAAATAAAGACCCGAGGCTGCCTATTTTCTTTCAAAAAAACTCATATTCTAAAACTGCCATTAAAAGATTATCAACAGCAGGTTTAATGACCTCTGTAGCTCTTACCGACTCCCTGCAAAGATATGTTGGAGGACCTACCAGCCCCGATAAAAGTACCACCCGATATTACACCAACGCCAGAAGATCATTGAACGGAACAACCTATGATACGATCTCACGTCTTCAGTACCGTATTTGGCAGCCGGAATATTTATCCGGTACAGGAAATGCCGTATTCCCTATTTTAACGTATGCAGATTATTCTCTATTAAAAGCTGAGTTACAGGCAAGAGGAATCATCTCAACAGGAAATTCTGTTCAGTCGCTTTATGAGGAAGGTATCAAAGCATCTGTAAAAACATATAATTTTATTGCAAAAGAAGCCGTTGTAGAACAATATGAGCCAACAGCAGACAATGAGATAGCAACCTATCTTAATGGGCCGGATGTACAATTTAATCCATCAAAAGCTCTGGAGCAGATCATCATTCAGGAATATCTGAATTATTTTAAACAGCCTAATGAAGTATGGGCTCTTATCAAAAGAACCGATATGCCGAATACTTCTACCGCATTGAAATTAGAAGCACTTGCAAGAACCGGGGGAATCCCTTTGACAATGCCTAGAAGAGTTGTTTTGCAGACTCCGTCGGCGAACAATTTAAACTATAGCAATCAGCAGGCTGCTCTCAACCAGATGAAGCAAGACCCCGATTTCGGCACAAGCGAAAGTGATATCCAAGGCCGTATCTGGTGGGATAAAAAATAA
- a CDS encoding mechanosensitive ion channel family protein, which produces MNDQLEDTRDLITQLTDPLYIYISEISPSGLDWVFHMIVKMFLLCTVFLVIDFVLKIIINTVFRIFHNQEKYPVIRSIYQSKVTNSLAHLFALLIIAGIHESIFHGALRNTTKFIVRVVNLGMVLTFAGMLYRGLTAFRNYFIIKQDFYKIMALNAISETVRILGIFIFTVVGICVIFGIKGTTIVGSLGAITAVLVLVFRDTILGFVTGLHVATSKNLKVGDWVSIPKYNVEGNIAEINLLTTRINNFDKTFSTIPTYDLLTTEIKNLQVISETNARRIKKSIYFNINSFKFLEEEDIERLKNINLISDYLKQSSIELRKEKENMAHKEEIINGRQLTNIGVFRYYAQKYIERIPELDKEGPVIVRQLNITPQGLPLEIYSFTNDTEWVRFEEIQADIFDHLLVASKEFDLEVMQVKV; this is translated from the coding sequence ATGAATGATCAGTTAGAAGACACAAGAGACCTTATCACGCAACTTACGGATCCTCTTTATATTTATATAAGTGAGATTTCTCCGTCTGGCCTGGATTGGGTATTTCACATGATAGTAAAAATGTTTTTGCTGTGTACAGTATTTCTGGTTATTGATTTTGTCCTTAAAATTATAATTAATACTGTTTTCCGGATTTTTCATAATCAGGAAAAATATCCTGTTATAAGATCTATTTATCAATCTAAAGTTACCAATTCACTAGCTCATCTTTTTGCACTTTTAATTATAGCAGGGATTCATGAGTCTATATTTCATGGAGCTCTTCGAAATACAACAAAATTTATCGTTAGAGTTGTAAATTTAGGAATGGTTTTAACCTTCGCCGGAATGCTTTACAGAGGACTGACGGCCTTCAGGAATTATTTCATCATAAAACAGGATTTCTATAAAATCATGGCTCTGAACGCGATTTCGGAAACTGTAAGAATTTTAGGAATTTTCATATTTACCGTTGTTGGGATTTGCGTGATTTTTGGAATTAAAGGGACAACAATTGTCGGAAGTTTGGGGGCGATAACGGCTGTTTTAGTTTTGGTTTTCAGGGATACAATTCTGGGTTTTGTGACAGGACTTCATGTGGCAACTTCTAAAAACTTAAAAGTCGGCGACTGGGTAAGCATTCCCAAATATAATGTAGAAGGAAACATCGCTGAAATCAACCTTTTGACAACAAGAATTAATAATTTTGATAAAACTTTTTCCACCATTCCTACCTATGATTTGCTGACAACAGAAATCAAAAACCTGCAGGTAATCTCCGAAACCAATGCAAGAAGGATAAAAAAATCAATATATTTTAATATTAATTCTTTTAAATTCCTTGAAGAAGAAGATATTGAGCGACTGAAAAATATTAACCTGATTTCAGATTATTTGAAACAAAGTTCAATCGAGCTTAGGAAAGAAAAGGAAAATATGGCGCATAAAGAAGAAATCATCAACGGCAGACAGCTTACCAATATTGGTGTTTTCAGGTATTATGCCCAAAAATATATTGAAAGAATACCGGAACTTGATAAAGAAGGCCCTGTAATCGTTCGTCAATTGAATATTACGCCGCAAGGCTTGCCTTTGGAGATTTATTCGTTCACCAATGATACGGAATGGGTACGATTTGAAGAGATTCAAGCTGATATTTTTGACCATTTGCTTGTAGCTTCCAAAGAATTTGATCTTGAAGTAATGCAGGTAAAAGTCTAG
- a CDS encoding carboxypeptidase-like regulatory domain-containing protein, whose product MKQNYFFILLCAFALLINCKGDESTFSEDPAPTVIQTGKVEGKVTANNGTKPIGGAIVFTIDSNHKVYHTYSDANGNFSLTAPEGSTTLHIQTGDGRNFRTEIPVTVKKNETITVPVTESKLTQVAKMAYVKGNYDEIEDIVTALGYTATEITYQDLKNLNKISQYDIIFLNCGSRGITETGTSTPSNDVLVYTNLSTFVTNGGSLYSSDWASAYLVGGDTNTNMCNAAGGFINDNLLCLKNIGTATTYANCSVSNAALATAVGFNTLDITYDIGQWEKIQTYDSSFWEVLVEKNNEPLMIRTGNYNDPNAQSVAVGTAANNNQMTICHHTGNGNNITITIDASTWPSHQAHGDTQGPCSGGNSSSGKIYYTTFHNHATGNIGKTEPILEYVILNL is encoded by the coding sequence ATGAAACAAAACTACTTTTTTATTCTATTGTGTGCTTTCGCACTTTTGATCAATTGTAAAGGAGACGAATCCACATTTTCTGAAGACCCCGCACCTACGGTTATTCAAACCGGGAAGGTTGAGGGGAAAGTTACTGCCAATAACGGTACAAAACCAATCGGTGGCGCCATTGTTTTTACCATTGACAGCAATCATAAAGTGTATCACACCTATTCTGACGCCAATGGAAACTTTAGCCTTACAGCTCCTGAAGGCAGCACAACCCTTCATATTCAGACGGGTGACGGCCGAAATTTCAGAACTGAAATTCCGGTTACTGTTAAAAAGAATGAAACCATTACAGTTCCTGTTACAGAATCAAAACTTACACAGGTTGCAAAAATGGCTTACGTAAAAGGAAATTATGATGAAATTGAAGATATCGTTACCGCTCTGGGCTATACTGCGACAGAAATTACGTATCAGGATCTTAAAAACCTCAACAAAATTTCTCAATACGATATTATCTTCCTGAATTGCGGATCCAGAGGAATTACAGAGACAGGAACTTCCACTCCTAGCAATGACGTGTTGGTTTATACTAATCTTTCAACATTCGTTACCAATGGAGGGAGCTTATACAGCTCAGACTGGGCTTCTGCATATCTTGTGGGAGGTGATACCAACACCAACATGTGTAATGCTGCGGGAGGTTTTATCAATGACAATTTACTTTGTCTAAAAAATATCGGAACTGCAACTACTTATGCAAACTGTTCAGTTTCTAATGCTGCTTTAGCTACGGCTGTAGGATTTAATACGTTGGATATTACTTATGATATTGGGCAATGGGAAAAAATCCAGACTTATGATTCCAGCTTCTGGGAAGTTTTGGTTGAAAAAAACAATGAACCTTTAATGATCAGAACAGGAAATTATAACGATCCCAATGCACAATCAGTTGCGGTAGGAACAGCTGCCAACAACAATCAGATGACGATTTGCCATCACACCGGAAATGGAAATAATATCACCATTACCATTGATGCAAGTACATGGCCGAGTCATCAGGCTCACGGTGACACGCAAGGCCCTTGTTCGGGAGGAAATTCCAGCAGTGGTAAAATTTACTACACGACTTTCCACAACCACGCAACAGGAAATATCGGGAAAACAGAACCGATCTTGGAATATGTAATTTTAAACCTATAA
- a CDS encoding DUF456 domain-containing protein produces MNIDTALINILCLVLLFLGILGTFLPILPGLLLSICGLLIYKFGTGADLPMIYIWAFGILTLASVVLSYVIPAKTNQKYGGTRWGSIGSVIGMIIGMFLPIPLGFLIGMFAGVFVGELLHDSKDMNKALKSTKGAFVGFIYGTGFSFVVGVAMFLVVVLDMLSII; encoded by the coding sequence ATGAATATCGATACAGCATTAATTAACATTCTTTGTCTTGTTTTGTTATTTCTGGGAATTTTGGGTACATTCTTACCTATTTTACCGGGATTATTACTAAGTATCTGCGGATTATTAATCTACAAATTCGGGACAGGTGCGGATTTGCCGATGATTTATATCTGGGCTTTCGGCATTCTGACATTGGCTTCTGTAGTTTTAAGTTATGTCATTCCGGCAAAGACCAATCAGAAATACGGTGGAACACGCTGGGGAAGCATCGGTTCGGTAATCGGGATGATTATTGGAATGTTTTTACCAATTCCTTTAGGTTTTTTAATCGGAATGTTTGCCGGCGTTTTCGTGGGCGAACTTCTTCACGACAGCAAAGACATGAACAAGGCCTTAAAATCAACCAAAGGAGCTTTCGTTGGGTTCATTTACGGGACAGGCTTCAGTTTTGTGGTAGGTGTGGCAATGTTTTTGGTAGTAGTTCTTGATATGCTTAGTATTATTTAA